In a single window of the Pontibacter russatus genome:
- a CDS encoding glycosyltransferase family 1 protein, producing MFKETPEPPVQPAAEPVNSNGAAADRAPAKETKQKEIEEREFLRHMPDVVCLSHLRWDFVYQRPQHLLSRFAHCARVYFVEEPMFEDTDVPYLNVSEREGGVQVAVPRLPHGFNPEQAESAQRELLDELLKEQEINRYALWYYTPMALGFSAHLTPLLTVYDCMDELAAFKFAPPRLRELEGELFQKADLVFTGGRSLYEAKRNRHAAIYAFPSSIDKAHFAQARQELPQPEDQAAIPTPRLGFFGVIDERLDIALLDALSEARPDWQLVVVGPVVKIDPASLPRRANIHYLGGKSYTELPAYLSGWDVALLPFAINESTAFISPTKTPEYLAAGKPVVSTPVRDVVRPYGEEGLVHIAATATEFEEAVGAALAQRGDEAWARKVEGFMSNMSWDQTWGQMVRLMAEAAGQKKEKKA from the coding sequence GCAGCCTGCGGCTGAGCCTGTCAATTCGAATGGAGCGGCAGCCGACCGTGCTCCCGCTAAAGAAACCAAGCAGAAGGAGATTGAAGAGAGAGAATTTTTGCGGCACATGCCGGATGTAGTGTGCCTGTCGCACTTGCGCTGGGATTTTGTGTACCAGCGGCCGCAGCACCTGCTCTCCCGCTTCGCGCACTGTGCGCGGGTGTATTTTGTGGAGGAGCCGATGTTTGAGGACACGGATGTGCCTTACCTGAATGTATCCGAGCGGGAGGGAGGCGTGCAGGTGGCCGTGCCGCGCCTGCCGCACGGGTTCAACCCCGAGCAGGCAGAAAGCGCGCAGCGCGAACTGCTGGACGAACTGCTGAAAGAGCAGGAAATTAACCGCTACGCCCTCTGGTATTACACCCCCATGGCGCTGGGTTTCTCCGCTCACCTCACACCGCTGCTCACCGTCTATGACTGTATGGACGAACTGGCGGCTTTCAAGTTCGCACCACCGCGCCTGAGAGAGTTGGAGGGGGAGTTGTTCCAAAAAGCGGATCTGGTGTTCACAGGTGGGCGGAGCCTTTACGAGGCCAAGCGCAACAGGCACGCCGCCATATACGCCTTCCCCAGCAGCATCGACAAGGCCCACTTTGCCCAGGCCCGGCAGGAACTGCCGCAGCCGGAAGACCAGGCTGCCATACCGACTCCACGTCTCGGGTTTTTCGGAGTGATTGACGAGCGCCTGGATATAGCTTTGCTGGACGCCCTGTCCGAGGCGCGCCCCGACTGGCAACTGGTGGTGGTGGGGCCGGTGGTGAAGATTGATCCGGCTTCGTTGCCCCGCCGCGCGAACATCCATTACCTGGGCGGCAAGTCCTATACAGAACTGCCCGCCTACCTGAGCGGCTGGGATGTGGCCCTGCTGCCCTTTGCCATCAACGAATCCACTGCTTTCATCAGCCCCACCAAAACGCCGGAGTACCTGGCGGCAGGCAAGCCGGTGGTCTCTACACCTGTCCGTGACGTGGTGCGGCCCTACGGGGAGGAGGGCCTGGTACACATCGCGGCCACGGCAACCGAGTTCGAGGAGGCCGTTGGGGCGGCGCTGGCACAGAGAGGGGATGAAGCGTGGGCGCGGAAAGTAGAGGGATTTATGTCAAACATGTCATGGGACCAAACCTGGGGGCAGATGGTGCGCCTGATGGCGGAGGCGGCGGGACAGAAGAAGGAGAAAAAGGCATGA
- the glf gene encoding UDP-galactopyranose mutase, producing the protein MRSSISSGELALEINNGIFDYLIVGAGFAGSVLAERLATQLGKRVLIIDKRQHIGGNAYDHYDEAGVLVHRYGPHIFHTNSREVFDYLSAFTAWRPYEHRVLASVDGQLVPMPINLDTVNKLYGLTLTSFELESFFKSVAEEVPEVKTSEDVVVGRVGRELYEKFFRNYTRKQWGMDPSELDKSVTARVPVRTSRDDRYFTDTYQAMPLHGYTAMFAKMLDHQNIKVMLNTDYREVQDMVRYREIIYTGPVDEYFGFRYGKLPYRSLEFRHQTLETERHLPAAVVNFPNEHAYTRVTEFKYLTGQEHHKTSVVYEYPQAEGDPYYPVPRPENAELYRKYRKLAEAEEGVHFVGRLATYRYYNMDQVVAQALTLYKRLSGLEEEPAAAVKIPETRRKMAAVAAAEAPSPRSTISINGNGKHI; encoded by the coding sequence ATGAGGAGCAGCATAAGCAGCGGGGAGTTGGCGCTGGAGATAAATAATGGCATTTTTGACTATTTAATCGTGGGGGCAGGTTTTGCCGGCAGCGTGCTGGCCGAGCGGCTGGCCACACAGCTGGGCAAGCGGGTGCTGATCATCGACAAGCGCCAGCACATCGGCGGCAACGCCTACGACCACTACGACGAGGCGGGGGTGCTGGTACACCGTTACGGCCCGCATATCTTCCATACCAACTCCAGAGAGGTGTTCGACTACCTTTCCGCCTTTACCGCATGGCGGCCTTACGAGCACCGGGTGCTGGCCAGCGTGGACGGGCAACTCGTGCCCATGCCCATCAACCTGGACACGGTGAACAAGCTTTACGGTCTTACACTTACCTCTTTTGAGCTGGAGAGCTTCTTTAAGTCCGTGGCCGAGGAGGTGCCGGAGGTAAAGACTTCGGAGGACGTGGTGGTAGGCCGGGTGGGGCGGGAACTGTATGAGAAGTTTTTCCGCAACTACACCCGCAAGCAGTGGGGCATGGACCCCTCGGAACTAGACAAGTCGGTGACGGCAAGAGTGCCGGTGCGCACCAGCCGCGACGACCGCTATTTCACCGACACCTACCAGGCGATGCCTCTGCACGGTTACACGGCCATGTTCGCCAAAATGCTGGATCACCAGAACATCAAGGTGATGCTGAACACCGATTACAGGGAGGTGCAGGACATGGTGCGCTACAGGGAGATCATATATACCGGCCCGGTGGATGAGTACTTCGGCTTCAGGTATGGCAAACTGCCCTACCGTTCACTGGAGTTCCGGCACCAGACGCTGGAAACGGAGCGGCACCTGCCGGCGGCGGTCGTGAACTTCCCCAACGAGCATGCCTATACACGTGTCACGGAGTTCAAGTACCTGACGGGGCAGGAACACCATAAGACGAGCGTGGTTTATGAGTACCCGCAGGCCGAGGGGGACCCCTACTACCCGGTGCCGCGCCCCGAAAACGCCGAACTCTATAGAAAATACCGGAAGCTGGCGGAAGCCGAGGAAGGGGTTCACTTTGTGGGCAGGCTGGCCACGTACCGCTATTATAACATGGACCAGGTAGTGGCACAGGCCCTGACCCTTTACAAGCGGCTGTCCGGGCTGGAAGAGGAGCCTGCAGCAGCAGTGAAGATTCCGGAGACACGGCGAAAAATGGCGGCTGTGGCTGCAGCCGAGGCACCGTCGCCCAGAAGCACCATCAGCATCAACGGAAACGGCAAGCATATCTGA